A portion of the Chryseobacterium tructae genome contains these proteins:
- a CDS encoding EamA family transporter: MKKLNTAIPATLLAIICVQGGASIAKQLFPAIGAIGTVTLRIVLSAILLTLINRPKFSQFNAQKWKYCAMYGVGLACMNLIFYMAIQRIPLGLAVTVEFAGPLFLALALSRKVLDVVWALLACVGILLIVPWHSDHIDLLGLGLAFLAGIFWALYIVMGGKVSKIMDGKDAVTTGMIFASLVIIPFTIWDGAVFNLTPTIFAKGLGVAILSSALPFSLEMLALKKLPAKTFSILMSLEPAFAALSGLLFLAEELTFLQWISISCVIAASIGTTVFNKTATAHN; the protein is encoded by the coding sequence ATGAAAAAATTAAATACCGCGATACCTGCAACGCTTTTAGCTATTATCTGTGTGCAAGGTGGAGCATCTATTGCCAAACAGCTTTTTCCGGCTATCGGAGCCATTGGAACTGTCACTTTAAGAATTGTACTTTCAGCTATTTTGCTGACCTTAATAAATCGACCAAAATTTTCCCAATTTAATGCACAAAAATGGAAATATTGTGCGATGTACGGGGTAGGATTGGCTTGCATGAACCTTATTTTTTATATGGCTATTCAAAGGATTCCTCTTGGGTTGGCTGTTACTGTAGAATTTGCAGGACCTTTATTTCTTGCATTGGCATTATCCCGTAAAGTCCTGGATGTGGTTTGGGCATTATTAGCTTGTGTAGGAATATTACTTATTGTTCCCTGGCATAGTGATCATATAGATTTATTAGGGCTTGGATTAGCATTTCTGGCAGGGATATTCTGGGCTCTTTATATTGTAATGGGTGGAAAAGTTTCTAAAATAATGGACGGTAAAGATGCCGTGACCACGGGAATGATATTTGCCAGTTTGGTGATTATTCCTTTTACAATATGGGATGGTGCAGTTTTCAATCTTACACCTACCATCTTTGCAAAAGGGCTAGGAGTAGCTATTCTGTCGAGTGCTTTACCATTTTCCCTGGAAATGCTGGCTTTAAAAAAACTTCCCGCAAAAACATTCAGTATCTTGATGAGTTTGGAACCAGCATTTGCTGCCCTTTCAGGATTGCTATTCCTTGCTGAGGAACTTACGTTTCTTCAATGGATTTCTATTAGTTGTGTAATTGCTGCTAGTATTGGAACTACCGTTTTCAATAAAACGGCCACGGCTCATAACTAA